The DNA sequence GGTTCACCGGGCCGGTGGCGGCGAGGTAGAAGGTCGCGGTGAGACCGAGGCCGACGAGGAACCAGCCGTTGCGTGCCGACCACCGTGGGTGCCCGTCGCGTCGCATCCCGTTGAAGCTCACCGTCCACCTCCGTGCCGCCCGATGGGTTTGTAGGACCTTAGGCCCGGTCCGCACGACACGCCAGCGGAAGTTTCGAACCGGGAGAGTCCGGTCAGAGGCGCTCTGGGGCGGGCCCTCGGGAATCGAGCGGCGGTCAGGGGCACAGGTCACCTAACCCGCCGCCCGACCACCGAGGGTCCCGTGCGTCACCCGGGTCGTGGTGACGCACGGGACGAGGCCGGGTGCGTCCAGCTGAACCCCCTTTCTCTCGGTCTTCACTCGATGGTGGCGATCGGTGCGCCCTGCCGTACCGCGTCGTCCTCCGCGACCAGGAGGCGGACCGTGCCGGCCGCGGGGGCGGCGACCTCCGCGTCGACCTTGTCCACCTGGACCTCGCCCAGGAGCTGGCCCTCGGTGACCTGCTCGCC is a window from the Georgenia muralis genome containing:
- a CDS encoding biotin/lipoyl-containing protein, producing MNVTFPPLDASRPDAEGVLATWYVADGEQVTEGQLLGEVQVDKVDAEVAAPAAGTVRLLVAEDDAVRQGAPIATIE